A stretch of DNA from Saccharospirillum mangrovi:
AAACCATGCTCAACGCCCTGCCGGATTTTTTGCGCCATACCTTGATCATCGAAGTGCTCGAGGATTACCACAGCGATGACGATTTAATCGCCATTCTCGCGCATTTGCGTGAGCGCGGTTTTCGTCTGGCGCTGGATGATTTTGAGCACAAAGATTATCGGCCGGCGCTGATCGATATTGTCGATCTGGTGAAAATCGATGTGCTTGCCACTGGCCGCGACGACATTCAAAAACTGGTTAACACACTGCGTTCACACGCGGTAAAACTGGTCGCGGAAAAAGTGGAAACCTACGACGATTTTCAATTCTGTTTGGAACTGGGTTTCGATTATTTCCAGGGTTATTTTTTCTGCCAACCGGAAGCGGTTCACGGCCGTCGGCTGCAACCGGGGCGCATCAATCTGTTGAAGCTGCTGGCCGATCTGTACCGACCCGACATCTCCGTCAACGACATCTATCGGCACGTTCAGCAAGACACCGTGCTGTCGTACAAATTGCTGCAATTAGTGAATTCGTCGTTCTATCGGCGCGGTCAGCATGTCGACTCCATTCATCAGGCCGTGGCGTTATTGGGCATCGATCGGATTCGCGGCTGGGCCACCCTGATCAACATGGATCGCTTCGACAATAAGCCGCGCGAATTGCAACGCGAAGCGCTGACGCGGGCGTTTTTCTGCGAGCAATTGGGGCAACGGCTGGCACCGGACCAAAGCGACTGTTTTTTCACCGTTGGCCTGTTATCGATTCTCGATGCGCTGATGGACCAGACGATGACAGAAGTGGTGCAGGAACTGCCGCTGAGTGCCGACATTAAAGCGGCGCTGTCGGAAAGCGCCGGTTTGCCCGGTCGTACGTTGGCCTTTGCCATTCGTTACGCTCAGGCCAAACCGCTGGACGATGCGTTGCTGCGCGACTTTCAATTAAGTGCTGCGGAATTAAGCGCCTGGTATCAGGCTTCCATCGAACGGGCCGATGGCATGTTGGGGCAATAGCGCGGCTGTTGATCAAACGCGGCGTTCCTTCAGCCCGCGCGCGTATTCGGCCAGAACATCGGCGGACGTTTTGCTCGGGCAGAACCCAAACTCTTCTTTCAGCGCCCGGTTGGCGAGTACCGGCCGGTAGCGCAAAAAATTCAGCTGCTCGGGGCCGTATGGCGTCAACTTCAGGCGTTGCCCGAGTTGCAATCCCAACCGAACCAATGCCACCGGTAAATGCCAGATGGGTTTGCCCAGCGCGCTGGCGATGTCGTCGAGGCTGAGTGCGCCATCGCCGGCCAGATTGTAGACGCCGGTTTTTTCCTCGCGCACGCCCTGTTCGATGATGGCGACCACATCCTGATCCCAGATAAACACAAAGGGCGAGGCACTGCCGCGCAAGGCGATTAGTCGTTTGCCTTCGAACAAGCGGGTGATGAGGTTGTGCGTGTTGCGGCCCAACACCGTGCCTGGCCGCAACACCAGTTGGCGCAATTGCGGATGGCGTTCGCGGTATTCCGCCAGCCGCGCTTCGACCAGACGTTTGTGCCAAGCGTAGGAAAATTCTTCGTTGCCGCGCAGCGCATCGGTTTCGCTGAGCCAGGGCGGGTTGTCGCGGTGATAACCGTAAGCAGCACCGCTTGAGGTGATGGTGAGATGCTGCACGCCGGTGGCGACGCAGGCGGCCAGCAATTGCTCGGTGCCTTCGACGTCGATGCGGTAATCGCGATCGCGATCACGGCTCGGTTCCAGCACCGAGGCCAGATGAATCACCTGAGTGAACGCCTGCTCCGCCATCCAATCGGCCAGGCCGGGTTCGGTGATGTCGCGCTGGACGATGGGGAAGGCGCTGTCGTGGCGCGGGCGAATGTCCAGCCCGGTAACCAACAGGCTTTGGCTTAATCGGCAGCCCAACTGATACACCAGATAGCCGCTGGCGCCGGTGATCAAGACATGGTTCATGCGGTTTCCTCAGCGCTGTGCACGATGGTACTCAATGGCGATTCCAGATCGCGTCGCAGCCGGCGCTGGTGTTTTTTCAGCGCGCTCAGGTAGGTCGGTTTGTGAACGTAATAGGCCATGCGGTCGAGCGTTAAATAGTGCATGCCGCCGTCGCAACGTTCGCTGTGGTGGGCGCGGATGGCGCGTTCGAAATCGCGTGCCGAATGGGTGTCGCGGGCGCGCTGGTGCAGATACAGCGCCACCAGATGCGACTGTTCATCGCGCCCCTGCCAGCCGAGCCCCGCCGCTTCGATCATGCCCATAACGAACAGGTTGGGGTTGTCCGGGTTGAAGATGTTGAGAAATAAATCCGGCGCGGCGCCTTGCCAGTTGAGCTCGTGCTGGGCGATGTACGGATAGCTGAGACGATAGCCGCTGGCTTCCAGAATCAGGTCGTATTCGGCCTGTTGGCCGTCGGCGAAGCTGACACTGTGGCCGTTCACGGAACGTATGTCCGGGCGCGGTTGAATGTCGCCGTGGCCGAGATGATGCAAGAACAGCGAGTTGACCACCGGGTGCGATTCGTACAGCCGGTAATCGGGATTAGGCAGTCCGTAATCCGATGGCTTGCCAATCAGCGCGCGAATAATGCCGCCATCAATCCATTGTTTCAGCCGGTTGGGCAGGCGGATTTTGCCGCCCAGCGTATCAATGGGCCGGCCGGCAACGAACTTGGGCAGGAAGTAATAACCGCGCCGCACCGATAAATCGACGCGGGCAGCGCGATGCACGGCATCGACGGCGATGTCACAACCGCTGTTGCCGCAACCGATGATCAGCACGCGCTTGCCATCGAACAACGCCGGGTCGCGATAATCGGCGCTGTGTAACCGTTCGCCGCTGAATTCGCCGGGCAGTTCGATGCGCTTGGGTTGGTGCAACGTGCCGCTGGCGAGCAAGACACCGGCAACCGCATGGCGTTCGTGACGGCCGTCGTGTTCGGTGTCGATCTGCCAATGGTCGCCGTCGCGCACAACCTGGGTGACGCGGGTGTTGAAACGGAACCCCGAGCGCAATTCGAAACGGTCGGCGTAGGCGTCGAAGTAGGTCTTCATCTGGCGATGGTTGGGGTAGGGCGGCACCGAGGCGGCCATCGGGAAATCGCTGAATTCGGTCATGGTTTTTGACGAAATCAGATGCGCGGACGAGTACATCGTCGAATGTGGGTTATCAATATCCCACAGGCCACCAACGCCGCTGTTCAGCTCAAAACCGATCCACGGCAACTGGTATTGGCGCAGCCGGCGCGCGGTGCACAACCCCATCGGGCCGGCGCCGATTATGGCGTAGGGCAGCATCTTCGATTCCTGACGATACAGACGGTGGCTCTCAGCATAAGAAGTGAGCCAGTGCGCTGGCTTGGCTGCTTCGGGACGGCAGCCGGTTTATTTGGGACAGACGGGCAACGTAATTTGATCGGTTGTTGATCTAAAAAGATATGTTGTAACATAAATGGTGACTCGCCATTCGACGTCGATCTTTGTCTTCAGGAGTTCCCATGACTGAGTTAAAAAAACTGCCGGTTACCGTGTTGTCCGGTTTTCTTGGTGCCGGTAAGACCACGGTGCTGAATTATTTGCTGAACAATCGCGCTGGCTTACGCATTGCCGTCATCGTTAATGACATGAGTGAAATCAACATCGATGCCGCCTCGGTGCGTCAGGAAGTGTCGCTGAACCGGCACGAAGAAAAGCTGGTGGAAATGAGCAACGGCTGCATCTGTTGCACGCTGCGCGAAGACTTGCTGGTGGAAGTGCGCCGGCTGGCCGAAGCCGGGCAGTTTGATTATCTGGTGATCGAATCGACCGGCATTTCCGAGCCGTTGCCCGTGGCTGAAACCTTCACGTTTGCCGATGACACCGGCGTTACGTTAAGCGATGTAGCACGGCTCGATACCTTGGTGACGGTGGTCGATGGTGCCAACTTCCTGGCCGATTACGACCAGGCGGTGGCGTTGTCAGAACGCGGCGAAAGCCTGGGTGAGGACGATCAGCGCAGCGTGACGGATTTGTTGGTCGATCAGGTTGAATTCGCCAACGTGCTGCTGATCAGCAAGACCGACCTGATCAGCGCGGCCGAATTGCAACGCCTGACGGCAATTCTGAAAACCCTGAACACCGATGCCGACATCGTGCCGATTCAGAACGGCGCGGTGCCATTGGAGCGCATTTTAAACACCGGCCTGTTTGATTTTTCCCGCGCCGAACAAGCGCCGGGCTGGCTCAAAGAAATGCGCGGTGAGCACATTCCGGAAACGGAGGAATATGGCATCGGCAGTTTCGTTTATCGCGCCCGCCGCCCGTTTCATCCGCAACGTTTCCACGATTTTCTGCACAGCCCGAAATTGGCCGGAAAGCTGATTCGCTCCAAAGGCTATTTCTGGCTGGCGACCCGTCCGGACTTTGCCGGGCAATGGCAGCAGGCCGGTGGCATTGCCCGCTACGGCATGGCCGGTTTGTTCTGGGCGGGTGTTGATAAAGCGCAGTGGCCGGACGATCCGGACTATCTGGCGTCCATCAATGCCAATTGGCAGGAGCCGTATGGCGATCGGCGTCAGGAGTTGGTGTTTATTGGACAGGGGCTGGATCGGGCGCAGGTGATTACGCAGTTGGATGCCTGTTTGCTAACTGACAGCGAACTTAACGCTGCTCCGGAAGCCTGGTCGAAACTGGACGATCCGTTTCCCGCCTGGTGACATTTTTCAACCAAAAAAAAGCCCGCCAATCGGCGGGCTAACACTCATTCCCTTTTGGGGACCTCACTGAGAGACGGTCACCCAGTCGGGCACTCAGGCCTCGACGAGGCGTTTCATATCGGTCATGTAACCGCGCAGCTCTTCGCCGATCCACTCGATCGGGTGGTTGCGAATGGCTTGGTTGGCTTGAATCAATTCGATGTTATCGACTTCGGTGCTGGACTCGCCCAGGCCTTTGCCGATGACGTCGGTTTTGATTTTCGGCATGAACTTTTCAGCCAGCAGCGGGACGGCGGCGTTGGCGAATAAGTAGTTGCCGTACTCGGCGGTGTCGGAAATCACCACGTTCATTTCGTACAGTTTCTTACGCGCGATGGTGTTGGCGATCAGCGGCAGTTCGTGCAGCGACTCGTAGTACGCCGACTCTTCGATGATGCCGCTGTCGACCATGGTTTCGAACGCCAGCTCAACACCGGCTTTGACCATGGCGACCATCAGGATGCCGTTGTCGAAGTATTCCTGTTCGGTCAGGTCGTTCTTCACTTCCGGCGCTTTTTCGAAAGCGGTCTGGCCGGTGGCTTCGCGCCAGCCGAGCAGGTCTTTATCGTCGGCGGCCCAGTCGGCCATCATGGTGGCGGAGAAATGGCCGCTGATGATGTCGTCCTGATGCTTCTGGAACAGCGGCGCCAGCAAGCCTTTCAGCTCTTCAGACAGCTCATAAGCGCGCAGTTTGGCCGGGTTGCTCAGGCGATCCATCATGTTGGTGATGCCGCCGTGCTTGAGCGCTTCGGTGATGGTTTCCCAGCCGTACTGAATCAGTTTACTGGCGTAAGTGGCATCGACGCCTTCGGCCAGCATTTTGTCGTAGCACAGCAGTGAACCGGCTTGCAGCATTCCGCACAGAATGGTCTGTTCGCCCATCAAATCCGACTTCACTTCGGCGACGAACGAGCTTTCCAGAACACCGGCACGGTGACCGCCCGTGGCCGCAGCCCAGGCTTTGGCGATTTCCAGGCCTTCGCCTTTGGGGTCGTTTTCCGGGTGCACGGCAATCAAGGTCGGTACGCCGAAACCGCGCTTGTATTCTTCACGCACTTCGGTGCCCGGGCATTTCGGCGCGACCATGACGACGGTGATGTCGTCACGAATTTTCTGGCCGACTTCGACGATGTTGAAACCGTGCGAATAACCCAGGGCGGCGCCTTGTTTCATCAACGGCATCACCGCTTCGATGACGCTGGAGTGTTGCTTGTCGGGCGTCAGGTTGATGACCAGATCGGCTTTGGGAATCAGGTTTTCGTGAGAATCGACCGCGAAGCCGTTCTCGGTGGCGTTTTTCCACGATTGGCGTTTGCCGTCGATGGCGGCCTGACGCAGTGCATAGGAAACGTCCAGACCGGAATCGCGCATGTTCAGGCCCTGGTTCAGACCTTGGGCGCCACAGCCGACGATGACGACTTTCTTGCCTTTGAGGGCGTTGCAGCCATCGGCGAATTCGGCCTTGTCCATAAAGCGGCATTTGCCCAGCTGCGCCAGTTGTTGACGCAGGTTGAGGGTATTGAAGTAATTGGTGCTCATGGGGAAATCCTATCTAAATCATGAAGGTGGGAGGCCACCGTTGCGCCGCAGTCTAGCGGCTTTTGGTTGTTGCTTTAAATGAATTGTTAACAACGGACTATTGCTGATATTGCATCTGATGACGGCCGCCTGCGCGGCCGTTACGGATTGATCGGCAGTCGTTTGCCACTGAAGACGGTCAACGCCACCAATAAACCGGTGGTGGTGAAGATGGCGACGGCGCTCATCGCCATACCGACGCCAGGCGAGCCTTGCTCGAATTGGCTGAAGACAAAGGTGGCGACGGTTACCGTGCCGGCCGGCGCAACCATCAGCGATGCCACCAGTTCGCGTGAGGCAATGGCGAACACCAACAACATGGCAACCACCAGGCTCGGCGCCAGCGCGGGTAACAGAATGCGGCGGAAGGTGGTGATAAAACCGGCGCCACTGACGCGGGCGGCGGCTTCCAGGTTTTCGCTCATCTGGCGCAAGGCGGCTTGTGAATAGCGCACCGGATACGGCAACAGCAGACAGGTGTAAGCCAACAGCAACATGATGCCGGTGTTGTAAATCTGCACCGGCCAGAAACGTTGGTTCCAGGCGAGAATTAATCCGACCGCGATAACAATGCCCGGCATGGTGTTGGGCAACAGCGACAGTAAATCCAGCACCCGACGGCCACGCACCTGAGCACGCACCACCAGATAACCGACCAAAGCGCCGAGTATTCCGGTCAACAGCGCCGCCGCAACGGCCAGGCTCAAGCTGGTTCCGAGCGCCGGGAGCGCGCCGCTGCTGTGGTTGAGCAGGGCATCAAAATGCCGCAGCGACCAATTGTTGAGCGCGAGGCCACCCGAGAGCGTTCGGGTCAGTGCCGTTGCCAGAACGGCGAGAATCGGAACGGCGACGGCCGCAGCGGCGGTGACGCCAAACAGCAGCAACACCGGCCAACGCCAGACGCCCAATTCCGATTGCACATTGGCCGAGGGTTTCCCGGTCTGGCTGACGTAAGAACGGCGCGTCACCAGCCAGTGCTGTAAATAGAAGGCGACCATGGCCAGCAACACCAATAACAACGACAGCAGCGCCGCGCCGGGAATGTCGATCGGCCAGTCGGAAAAGCGGTTGTGAATGCCGGTGACCAGAACGTCGTAACCGGCCTGAGCGCCGAGCGTGGCCGGTGTGCCGAATTCTTCGATGGTCAGCGCAAACACCAGCAGCAGACTGGCGGCAATGCCCGGTGTCGACAACGGCAAAGTAATACGCCAGAACGCGCGCCAGCGGCTGGCACCACTGACTCGGGCGGCGGCCTCGTAGCGGCCGCCGATGCTCATCATGGTGCGCGAGACGGCGAAGTAGACGACGGGAAAGACGTTCAGCGTCATCACGAAC
This window harbors:
- the zigA gene encoding zinc metallochaperone GTPase ZigA, encoding MTELKKLPVTVLSGFLGAGKTTVLNYLLNNRAGLRIAVIVNDMSEINIDAASVRQEVSLNRHEEKLVEMSNGCICCTLREDLLVEVRRLAEAGQFDYLVIESTGISEPLPVAETFTFADDTGVTLSDVARLDTLVTVVDGANFLADYDQAVALSERGESLGEDDQRSVTDLLVDQVEFANVLLISKTDLISAAELQRLTAILKTLNTDADIVPIQNGAVPLERILNTGLFDFSRAEQAPGWLKEMRGEHIPETEEYGIGSFVYRARRPFHPQRFHDFLHSPKLAGKLIRSKGYFWLATRPDFAGQWQQAGGIARYGMAGLFWAGVDKAQWPDDPDYLASINANWQEPYGDRRQELVFIGQGLDRAQVITQLDACLLTDSELNAAPEAWSKLDDPFPAW
- a CDS encoding SDR family oxidoreductase; its protein translation is MNHVLITGASGYLVYQLGCRLSQSLLVTGLDIRPRHDSAFPIVQRDITEPGLADWMAEQAFTQVIHLASVLEPSRDRDRDYRIDVEGTEQLLAACVATGVQHLTITSSGAAYGYHRDNPPWLSETDALRGNEEFSYAWHKRLVEARLAEYRERHPQLRQLVLRPGTVLGRNTHNLITRLFEGKRLIALRGSASPFVFIWDQDVVAIIEQGVREEKTGVYNLAGDGALSLDDIASALGKPIWHLPVALVRLGLQLGQRLKLTPYGPEQLNFLRYRPVLANRALKEEFGFCPSKTSADVLAEYARGLKERRV
- a CDS encoding EAL and HDOD domain-containing protein, whose product is MSEEVLFARQPIFDRGLQVFGYELLFRQGGLEQAVFEDGDLATRSVMLNAYTHSNIEQALNQKPGLLNVTKTMLNALPDFLRHTLIIEVLEDYHSDDDLIAILAHLRERGFRLALDDFEHKDYRPALIDIVDLVKIDVLATGRDDIQKLVNTLRSHAVKLVAEKVETYDDFQFCLELGFDYFQGYFFCQPEAVHGRRLQPGRINLLKLLADLYRPDISVNDIYRHVQQDTVLSYKLLQLVNSSFYRRGQHVDSIHQAVALLGIDRIRGWATLINMDRFDNKPRELQREALTRAFFCEQLGQRLAPDQSDCFFTVGLLSILDALMDQTMTEVVQELPLSADIKAALSESAGLPGRTLAFAIRYAQAKPLDDALLRDFQLSAAELSAWYQASIERADGMLGQ
- the ilvC gene encoding ketol-acid reductoisomerase, which gives rise to MSTNYFNTLNLRQQLAQLGKCRFMDKAEFADGCNALKGKKVVIVGCGAQGLNQGLNMRDSGLDVSYALRQAAIDGKRQSWKNATENGFAVDSHENLIPKADLVINLTPDKQHSSVIEAVMPLMKQGAALGYSHGFNIVEVGQKIRDDITVVMVAPKCPGTEVREEYKRGFGVPTLIAVHPENDPKGEGLEIAKAWAAATGGHRAGVLESSFVAEVKSDLMGEQTILCGMLQAGSLLCYDKMLAEGVDATYASKLIQYGWETITEALKHGGITNMMDRLSNPAKLRAYELSEELKGLLAPLFQKHQDDIISGHFSATMMADWAADDKDLLGWREATGQTAFEKAPEVKNDLTEQEYFDNGILMVAMVKAGVELAFETMVDSGIIEESAYYESLHELPLIANTIARKKLYEMNVVISDTAEYGNYLFANAAVPLLAEKFMPKIKTDVIGKGLGESSTEVDNIELIQANQAIRNHPIEWIGEELRGYMTDMKRLVEA
- a CDS encoding ABC transporter permease, encoding MRSTAFFAGLRAPNSASLVMWLTALAVLMLVGLPLLFIVLQAIFPGFSRGEFAGAFSHFAATLGNADLIRLLLNTLQLGLAVVLVCALLAVPLGALRALTRVPGGAVWDILFLIPFMIPPFIAALSWMLTLQPRGYAQQLIGLDANDFLFSFAGIVFVMTLNVFPVVYFAVSRTMMSIGGRYEAAARVSGASRWRAFWRITLPLSTPGIAASLLLVFALTIEEFGTPATLGAQAGYDVLVTGIHNRFSDWPIDIPGAALLSLLLVLLAMVAFYLQHWLVTRRSYVSQTGKPSANVQSELGVWRWPVLLLFGVTAAAAVAVPILAVLATALTRTLSGGLALNNWSLRHFDALLNHSSGALPALGTSLSLAVAAALLTGILGALVGYLVVRAQVRGRRVLDLLSLLPNTMPGIVIAVGLILAWNQRFWPVQIYNTGIMLLLAYTCLLLPYPVRYSQAALRQMSENLEAAARVSGAGFITTFRRILLPALAPSLVVAMLLVFAIASRELVASLMVAPAGTVTVATFVFSQFEQGSPGVGMAMSAVAIFTTTGLLVALTVFSGKRLPINP
- a CDS encoding flavin-containing monooxygenase, with product MLPYAIIGAGPMGLCTARRLRQYQLPWIGFELNSGVGGLWDIDNPHSTMYSSAHLISSKTMTEFSDFPMAASVPPYPNHRQMKTYFDAYADRFELRSGFRFNTRVTQVVRDGDHWQIDTEHDGRHERHAVAGVLLASGTLHQPKRIELPGEFSGERLHSADYRDPALFDGKRVLIIGCGNSGCDIAVDAVHRAARVDLSVRRGYYFLPKFVAGRPIDTLGGKIRLPNRLKQWIDGGIIRALIGKPSDYGLPNPDYRLYESHPVVNSLFLHHLGHGDIQPRPDIRSVNGHSVSFADGQQAEYDLILEASGYRLSYPYIAQHELNWQGAAPDLFLNIFNPDNPNLFVMGMIEAAGLGWQGRDEQSHLVALYLHQRARDTHSARDFERAIRAHHSERCDGGMHYLTLDRMAYYVHKPTYLSALKKHQRRLRRDLESPLSTIVHSAEETA